A section of the Pediococcus inopinatus genome encodes:
- a CDS encoding YesL family protein gives MISLGVQKILVRAYVLIKLSLLFWAYAFSGLLIFGIGPALLTIAELYQQHQWSYEKIKFKAGWQLFKRNFKFGNLYFYLLATVLTGLGINLFLSVQTPGLAFLVTDFVIMFVICLVLSMFHYGLLLNANYEVNLRTTLKLSFIQFFNNFLDVIKLLAGFIAILIITYKFPGLILFATVPAFIVWTTIVSKKWYQKLAFVI, from the coding sequence TTGATCAGTCTTGGAGTACAAAAAATATTAGTCCGCGCATACGTTTTAATAAAACTTAGTTTATTATTTTGGGCATACGCCTTCTCCGGATTATTAATTTTCGGAATTGGTCCTGCTTTACTAACCATTGCTGAACTCTACCAACAGCATCAATGGTCCTATGAAAAGATTAAATTTAAAGCAGGCTGGCAACTGTTCAAACGTAATTTCAAATTTGGTAATCTGTACTTTTACCTGCTAGCGACTGTTTTAACCGGATTGGGTATAAATCTTTTCTTATCCGTACAAACTCCGGGGTTAGCCTTCCTAGTTACTGATTTCGTGATTATGTTTGTGATTTGTCTAGTCCTCAGTATGTTCCATTATGGATTACTGTTGAATGCCAATTACGAGGTTAATCTACGAACTACTCTCAAGCTTTCCTTTATTCAGTTTTTTAACAACTTCTTAGATGTGATTAAGTTACTGGCAGGCTTCATCGCCATTCTCATCATCACCTACAAGTTTCCAGGCCTCATCCTATTTGCCACCGTCCCGGCTTTCATTGTCTGGACAACAATTGTAAGCAAGAAGTGGTATCAAAAACTGGCCTTTGTCATCTAA
- a CDS encoding LPXTG cell wall anchor domain-containing protein produces MKKIKVLLISLSALGTLVSGAASQKTRADSRANETSSSTITSDQSVSSSANANSSSSSSFMQGSMHDPEFYIISRDEKTHTITYSRTPAAPRTNSISTRQQGSMHNPNDNIKNDDKKTHTVIYSKTAPQSKANTTVESKDSAKPVVSNKEKLSEYNSEKLTVLPQTSEKQSNVIRIIGVILMLFAGASFFFGRKK; encoded by the coding sequence ATGAAAAAAATTAAAGTGTTACTGATTAGTTTATCGGCTTTAGGCACCCTAGTCAGCGGAGCAGCTAGCCAAAAAACTAGGGCTGATTCAAGAGCCAATGAGACAAGTAGTAGCACGATCACTAGTGATCAGTCAGTATCTTCAAGCGCTAATGCAAATTCCAGCTCTAGTTCGTCGTTTATGCAGGGTTCCATGCATGACCCGGAATTTTATATTATCAGTCGTGATGAGAAAACTCATACCATAACCTACAGTCGGACCCCTGCAGCACCCAGAACAAATTCAATTTCTACTAGACAACAAGGTTCCATGCATAATCCAAATGACAACATTAAAAATGACGATAAAAAGACTCATACTGTAATTTACAGCAAAACGGCACCACAATCAAAGGCAAACACAACAGTTGAAAGTAAGGATAGTGCCAAACCTGTTGTTTCAAACAAGGAAAAATTGAGTGAATATAATTCTGAAAAATTAACTGTTTTGCCACAAACATCCGAAAAACAGAGTAATGTAATTAGAATCATTGGCGTCATATTGATGCTTTTTGCAGGGGCCAGTTTCTTTTTTGGCAGGAAAAAATAA
- a CDS encoding GNAT family N-acetyltransferase produces the protein MTEKGKLKRIGVKDWQQLQQISIETYTDTFGPYNPPEIMDDFLTTAYESKKLQRELANPDSRFYFIELNDEVAGYLKLNVNDAQSEKMGPDSLEVERIYIRPAFKHQGLGTYLIQVAEKLAAENHKAKIWLGVWEHNDPAKQFYEKLGFKRIGQHSFFMGDDEQTDFLMQKVL, from the coding sequence ATGACAGAAAAAGGCAAACTTAAAAGAATCGGTGTTAAAGACTGGCAACAATTACAACAAATTAGTATTGAGACTTATACGGATACGTTTGGACCATACAATCCACCAGAGATCATGGATGACTTCTTAACAACGGCATATGAATCCAAAAAGTTACAGCGGGAATTAGCCAACCCGGATTCTAGGTTTTATTTTATTGAACTTAACGATGAAGTCGCAGGCTATTTAAAACTTAATGTAAATGACGCGCAGTCTGAAAAGATGGGCCCAGATAGTTTGGAAGTGGAACGAATTTACATTCGGCCAGCCTTCAAACATCAAGGATTAGGCACGTATCTAATTCAAGTGGCTGAGAAATTAGCGGCAGAGAATCATAAAGCAAAAATTTGGCTTGGCGTTTGGGAACATAATGATCCGGCCAAGCAGTTTTATGAAAAACTCGGGTTTAAGCGCATCGGCCAACACTCATTTTTCATGGGTGATGACGAACAAACAGATTTTTTGATGCAGAAAGTACTCTAA
- a CDS encoding 5-methyltetrahydropteroyltriglutamate--homocysteine S-methyltransferase — protein sequence MTVSVQSKFPYRYDEVGSLLRPAALKQARANFNDKKISAEELKQVEDQEVSRIVKKQVDLGLKAVTDGEFNRSWWHLDFIDGLKGAQFFVPEKGYTFNGLETRKGGIKYTDKVTYNPDHPFFEGFKYLNSIVPDGVTAKQTIPSPSVLFPNKDASIYDEYYNYDVDAFTEDIIVAYQKTVQHFYDLGCRYLQIDDTSWGMWASFSKGTLNPALKPLAEAAVRAINAIADNKPDDLTLTMHVCRGNYASTWAGAGAYDPVADYLAQLHIDGYFLEYDDERSGGFEPLKKIADNGRHQRIVLGLVTSKKPELESQADLKARIKDASQYVPLEDLCLSAQCGFASTEEGNHLTEDDQWNKLQLVIDTAKYVWPE from the coding sequence ATGACAGTTAGTGTACAAAGCAAGTTTCCATATCGGTATGATGAAGTAGGGAGTTTATTACGGCCAGCAGCTTTAAAGCAGGCAAGGGCAAATTTTAATGACAAAAAAATTAGTGCAGAGGAACTCAAACAAGTAGAGGACCAAGAAGTTAGTCGAATTGTTAAAAAGCAAGTTGACCTTGGTTTGAAAGCTGTGACCGACGGCGAATTTAACCGTAGCTGGTGGCATCTCGATTTCATTGATGGCTTAAAGGGAGCCCAGTTTTTCGTTCCTGAAAAAGGGTACACGTTTAACGGTTTGGAAACTCGTAAAGGCGGGATTAAATACACAGATAAAGTGACTTATAATCCTGATCATCCTTTCTTTGAAGGCTTTAAATATTTGAATAGCATTGTCCCTGATGGCGTAACTGCTAAACAAACAATTCCTAGTCCTTCAGTTTTATTTCCAAATAAGGACGCTTCAATTTATGATGAATACTACAATTATGATGTTGATGCCTTCACTGAAGATATCATTGTTGCTTATCAAAAGACAGTGCAACACTTCTATGATTTGGGCTGTCGCTATCTGCAAATTGATGACACATCATGGGGAATGTGGGCTAGTTTTTCAAAAGGCACCCTTAATCCAGCTCTGAAACCGCTCGCTGAAGCCGCGGTTAGAGCCATTAATGCAATCGCTGATAATAAACCGGATGACTTAACTTTGACGATGCACGTTTGTCGTGGAAACTACGCTTCAACATGGGCTGGTGCCGGCGCTTACGATCCAGTGGCCGATTATTTAGCCCAATTGCATATTGATGGATACTTCTTGGAGTATGATGACGAACGTTCTGGCGGTTTTGAACCTCTTAAAAAAATTGCAGACAATGGCCGTCACCAACGTATCGTGCTTGGCTTAGTGACCTCTAAGAAACCAGAATTGGAATCACAGGCAGATTTAAAGGCCAGAATTAAAGACGCGAGCCAATATGTGCCATTGGAAGATCTCTGTTTGTCAGCTCAATGTGGTTTTGCTTCTACAGAGGAAGGCAATCATTTAACAGAAGACGATCAATGGAATAAATTGCAACTAGTGATTGATACAGCCAAATATGTTTGGCCAGAATAG
- a CDS encoding ABC transporter substrate-binding protein has translation MKKITKLLLTGVALMGVALSVAGCSSKQADDNSGGTKTLTMYQIGEKPKNYDTLIKKANKTIEKKYNAKLKINYIGYGDYAQKMAVIVSSGEAYDIAKADNYTLNAQKGAYADLTELLPKYASKAYKNLDSAYIKGNKVNGKLYALPVNANVSTTETIAFNKYYLDKYDIDISKVSSYSDLESALKKFHANEPNVVGFAAVKGFKSAADFDYPLSSRLPFAVDTSSNGDPTKIVNQYNSAQMLENLEALHSYYKKGYIAQDAATSTKEYLLDSKTWFARQEAQGPYDYGDQALNTAAGSKDAIVTKEITTPLKATGNAQMFNWVVGNASKNKTLSVKVLGLLNSDPDLLNGLVWGEEGKAWEKTGDADKIKLLPGYKADESMGAWMTGNNQILYTTTDVTDKEIATRDNTIKTAKESPILGFNPDISKIKTQITNIQNVMDQYGDILNTGTAEPKATIKQMNKALKSAGYAEVQKELQTQYDKFLKAQK, from the coding sequence ATGAAGAAAATTACAAAGCTTTTACTTACAGGAGTGGCACTGATGGGCGTTGCATTGAGTGTTGCTGGTTGTTCATCCAAACAAGCAGACGACAATTCAGGTGGCACTAAAACGTTAACGATGTATCAAATTGGAGAAAAGCCTAAAAATTATGACACCTTAATAAAAAAGGCCAACAAAACCATCGAAAAGAAATATAACGCTAAACTCAAAATTAATTACATTGGTTATGGGGATTATGCACAGAAAATGGCCGTCATTGTTTCTTCAGGTGAAGCCTATGATATTGCAAAGGCGGATAACTACACACTAAATGCTCAAAAAGGGGCTTACGCTGACTTAACTGAATTGCTTCCAAAATATGCATCCAAAGCTTATAAAAATTTAGATTCAGCGTATATCAAGGGAAACAAAGTTAATGGCAAACTGTACGCTTTACCGGTCAATGCAAATGTCTCAACAACCGAAACTATTGCATTCAACAAATATTACCTTGATAAATATGACATCGATATCAGCAAAGTTTCTTCATACAGTGATTTAGAATCTGCTTTGAAGAAGTTCCATGCTAACGAACCTAACGTTGTCGGATTTGCTGCTGTGAAAGGTTTCAAATCAGCTGCTGACTTTGATTATCCGCTCTCAAGTCGACTTCCTTTTGCGGTAGATACTTCTTCTAACGGAGATCCCACAAAAATTGTCAATCAATATAATTCAGCTCAGATGTTAGAAAATTTGGAAGCTTTGCATAGTTACTATAAAAAAGGATATATCGCCCAAGATGCTGCAACAAGTACTAAAGAATATCTATTGGATAGCAAGACATGGTTTGCGCGTCAAGAAGCCCAAGGGCCATATGATTACGGCGATCAAGCTTTAAACACAGCCGCAGGAAGTAAAGATGCCATTGTTACTAAAGAAATTACCACTCCTTTAAAGGCAACCGGAAATGCGCAAATGTTTAACTGGGTCGTTGGAAATGCTTCAAAGAACAAAACCCTATCTGTTAAAGTCCTTGGTCTGTTAAATAGCGATCCCGACTTATTGAATGGCCTAGTTTGGGGTGAAGAAGGCAAGGCTTGGGAAAAGACCGGTGATGCTGATAAAATCAAACTTTTACCCGGTTATAAAGCAGACGAAAGTATGGGCGCTTGGATGACTGGTAATAACCAGATTTTATACACAACAACCGATGTTACCGACAAAGAAATTGCAACCCGTGATAACACGATTAAAACGGCTAAAGAATCACCAATTTTAGGTTTTAACCCTGACATATCAAAAATCAAAACTCAAATTACTAATATTCAAAATGTGATGGATCAGTATGGGGATATCCTTAATACGGGGACTGCAGAACCTAAAGCAACGATCAAGCAAATGAACAAAGCCTTGAAATCAGCAGGCTATGCCGAAGTTCAAAAAGAATTACAAACCCAATATGACAAGTTCTTAAAGGCTCAAAAATAA
- a CDS encoding peptide deformylase, whose product MIKPINRDTTFLSQKAIKANKSDQQVVTNLLDTLKFHKDHCVGMAANMIGVNKRIIVVQMGPLAVPMINPIITKKVAAFTTKEGCLSLLGERPTTRYKQIEVTYLDQKFIPHKQQFSDWIAQIIQHEVDHCEGILI is encoded by the coding sequence ATGATTAAACCAATCAATCGCGACACCACTTTTCTTTCTCAAAAAGCAATTAAAGCCAACAAATCAGATCAACAAGTGGTCACCAATTTGCTGGACACGCTCAAGTTTCACAAGGATCATTGTGTTGGCATGGCTGCAAATATGATCGGTGTCAACAAACGGATTATTGTTGTTCAAATGGGACCTCTGGCTGTGCCCATGATTAATCCAATTATTACCAAAAAAGTCGCCGCATTCACCACTAAAGAAGGTTGTTTGTCTCTATTGGGTGAGCGTCCAACTACTAGGTATAAACAAATTGAAGTCACTTATCTGGATCAAAAATTCATTCCTCATAAACAGCAATTTTCAGATTGGATTGCCCAAATTATCCAACATGAAGTTGACCATTGCGAAGGAATTTTAATTTGA